Within the Candidatus Saccharibacteria bacterium oral taxon 488 genome, the region GCAAAATCCCGCCCTGTTAGGCGAGGCGGGAGTTTACAGTTAGATAGCGATTTTAGCGCGACCCTTGAGGCGACGACGCTTCAGGACAGCGCGGCCAGCCTTGGTCGAAACACGAGCTCGAAAACCGTGCGTCTTGGCGCGATGTCGCTTGTGTGGTTGAAATGTTCGCTTTGGCATATCGTCATTTA harbors:
- a CDS encoding 50S ribosomal protein L34, producing the protein MPKRTFQPHKRHRAKTHGFRARVSTKAGRAVLKRRRLKGRAKIAI